In Archangium violaceum, the following are encoded in one genomic region:
- a CDS encoding CARDB domain-containing protein produces MRGRAVRASAIIGALALMTTACGKPGAQQEGARGVAGQALESGPDFVVKAVSGPASARQGQSFTASVTVCNQGTEPDSTEVELYLSSDEVITPPVPPNPSDDLPLGRLYTHYLQPGQCQTLSMRTSAATPSDGTWYLGAAADPDNQRSELLEDNNTRASNRIGIGDRPDFVVTAVSGPASARQGQSFTASVTVCNQGTRPDSTEVELYLSSDEVITPPVPPNPFDDLPLGRLYADYLQPGQCQTLSMRTSASTPSNGTWYLGAAVDPDGQFPELFEDNNTRASNRIGIGDGPDFVVTAVTGPASTRPWSSFITSVTVCNQGTRPDSTEVELYLSSDAVITPPVPPDPSDDLPLGRLYSDHLQPGQCQTLSMQASSSSDGSWYLGAAVDPDNQRPELLEDNNTRADNRIGIGDRPDFVVTAVTGPASARPWDSFTTSVTVCNQGTRPDSTDVELYLSSDDLLSPRTPDSPPGDMLLGGMSTDDLHPGQCQTLSMPSSASVPTDGAYYLGAAVDPMNHRFELIEDNNTRVGSRIGIGDRPDFVVSEVSGPASARPGDSFTASVTVCNQGTRPNSTDVELYLSSDDLLSPRTIDSPPGDLLLGGMSTDDLNAGQCQTLSIPVSTWVPRDGAYYLGAAVDPMDHRFELLEDNNTRVGSRIGIGDRPDFVVSEVSGPASALPGDPFTTSVTVCNQGTRPNSTEVELYLSSDDLLSPRTSDSPPGDIWLGGMSTDDLNAGQCQTLSIPVSTWVPRDGAYYLGAAVDPMDHRFELLEDNNTRVGSRIGIGDRPDFVVSEVSGPASALPGDPFTASVTVCNQGTRASSTEVELYLSSDAILSPRTPYSPSGDIFLSFEHTDDLNAGQCQTLSIPVSAWVPMDGAYYLGAAVDPMDNRFELIEDNNIRVDSRIGIGNEPDFVVTELSGPTSALPGDSFTASMTVCNQGTQSGSTEVELYLSSDALITPRTPYSPPGDMPVGIEYTDYLYPGQCQTLSIPVSAWVPRDGAYYLGAAVDPMDNRFELIEDNNTQVGTRIGIGDGPDFVVSAVKGPTSARQGDPITTSVTVCNQGTQSGSTDVELYLSSDALITPRTPYSPPIDQSMGGAATNTLYPGQCQTLSIPVSASAPREGVYYLGAAVDPMDNRFELIEDNNTRVGTRIGIGERADFVVSTVAAPTRLRMSQQFTASVKVCNQGTLDDSTNVELYLSSDTLISPPSPYGPPSDQFLGSVSTNRLNPGQCQTLSLSVQASAPYAGAWYLGAVADPFDDRFEFFEDNNTKASAVISITP; encoded by the coding sequence ATGAGGGGAAGAGCGGTAAGAGCGAGCGCCATCATCGGGGCACTGGCGCTGATGACCACGGCATGCGGAAAGCCGGGGGCGCAACAGGAAGGGGCCCGGGGAGTCGCGGGCCAGGCCCTGGAGTCGGGTCCTGACTTCGTGGTGAAGGCGGTGAGCGGCCCGGCCAGTGCGAGGCAGGGGCAGTCCTTCACCGCCTCGGTGACGGTGTGCAACCAGGGCACGGAGCCCGACAGCACGGAGGTGGAGTTGTACCTGTCCTCCGACGAGGTCATCACCCCGCCGGTGCCCCCCAATCCATCCGACGACCTGCCCCTGGGGCGCCTCTACACCCACTATCTCCAGCCGGGCCAGTGCCAGACGCTGTCGATGCGGACCTCCGCCGCGACTCCCTCGGATGGCACCTGGTACCTGGGTGCCGCGGCCGATCCGGACAACCAGCGTTCCGAGCTCCTCGAGGACAACAACACCCGGGCGAGCAACCGCATCGGCATTGGCGACAGGCCTGACTTCGTGGTGACTGCGGTGAGCGGCCCGGCCAGTGCGAGGCAGGGGCAGTCCTTCACCGCTTCGGTGACGGTGTGCAACCAGGGCACCCGGCCCGATAGCACGGAGGTGGAGCTGTACCTGTCCTCCGACGAGGTCATCACCCCGCCGGTGCCCCCCAATCCATTCGACGACCTGCCCCTGGGGCGCCTCTACGCCGACTATCTCCAGCCGGGCCAATGCCAGACGCTGTCGATGCGGACCTCCGCCTCGACTCCCTCGAATGGCACCTGGTACCTGGGTGCCGCGGTCGACCCGGACGGTCAGTTCCCCGAGCTCTTCGAGGACAACAACACCCGGGCGAGCAACCGCATCGGCATTGGCGACGGGCCTGACTTCGTGGTGACGGCGGTCACGGGCCCCGCGAGCACTCGGCCGTGGAGCTCCTTCATCACCTCGGTGACGGTGTGCAACCAGGGCACTCGGCCCGACAGCACGGAGGTGGAACTGTACCTGTCCTCCGACGCGGTCATCACCCCACCGGTGCCTCCTGATCCGTCCGACGACCTGCCCCTGGGGCGCCTCTACTCCGACCATCTCCAGCCGGGCCAGTGCCAGACGCTGTCCATGCAGGCCTCGTCTTCTTCGGATGGCTCCTGGTACCTGGGTGCCGCGGTCGACCCGGACAACCAGCGTCCCGAGCTCCTCGAGGACAACAACACCCGGGCGGACAACCGCATCGGCATTGGCGACAGGCCTGACTTCGTGGTGACGGCGGTCACGGGCCCCGCGAGCGCTCGGCCGTGGGACTCCTTCACCACCTCGGTGACGGTGTGCAACCAGGGTACTCGGCCCGACAGCACGGACGTGGAGCTGTACCTGTCCTCTGACGACCTCCTCTCCCCGCGGACCCCCGACTCGCCTCCCGGCGACATGCTCCTGGGCGGCATGTCCACCGACGACCTCCACCCGGGCCAATGCCAGACGCTGTCCATGCCCTCGTCGGCCTCGGTGCCAACGGATGGTGCGTACTACCTGGGCGCGGCGGTGGACCCGATGAACCACCGCTTCGAGCTCATCGAGGACAACAACACCCGGGTGGGTAGCCGCATCGGCATCGGCGACAGGCCGGACTTCGTGGTGTCCGAGGTCTCGGGTCCCGCGAGCGCTCGGCCAGGGGATTCCTTCACCGCCTCGGTGACGGTGTGCAACCAGGGCACCCGGCCCAACAGCACGGACGTGGAGCTGTACCTGTCCTCCGACGACCTCCTCTCTCCGCGGACGATCGACTCTCCTCCGGGCGACCTATTGCTGGGCGGCATGTCCACTGACGACCTCAACGCGGGCCAATGCCAGACGCTGTCCATCCCCGTGTCGACCTGGGTGCCGAGGGACGGTGCGTACTACCTGGGCGCGGCGGTGGACCCGATGGACCACCGCTTCGAGCTCCTCGAGGACAACAACACCCGGGTGGGCAGCCGCATCGGCATCGGCGACAGGCCGGACTTCGTGGTGTCCGAGGTCTCGGGTCCCGCGAGCGCACTGCCAGGGGACCCCTTCACCACCTCGGTGACGGTGTGCAACCAGGGCACCCGGCCCAACAGCACGGAGGTGGAGCTGTACCTGTCCTCCGACGACCTCCTCTCCCCCCGGACGAGCGACTCTCCTCCAGGCGACATATGGCTGGGCGGCATGTCCACCGACGACCTCAACGCGGGCCAATGCCAGACACTGTCCATCCCCGTGTCGACCTGGGTGCCGAGGGACGGTGCGTACTACCTGGGCGCGGCGGTGGACCCGATGGACCACCGCTTCGAGCTCCTCGAGGACAACAACACCCGGGTGGGCAGCCGCATCGGCATCGGCGACAGGCCGGACTTCGTGGTGTCCGAGGTCTCGGGCCCCGCGAGCGCTCTGCCAGGGGACCCCTTCACCGCCTCGGTGACGGTGTGCAACCAGGGCACGCGGGCTTCGAGCACGGAGGTGGAGCTGTACCTGTCCTCCGACGCCATCCTCTCCCCCCGGACCCCCTACTCCCCTTCAGGTGACATATTCCTGAGCTTCGAGCACACCGACGACCTCAACGCGGGCCAATGCCAGACGCTGTCCATCCCCGTGTCGGCCTGGGTACCGATGGACGGTGCGTACTACCTGGGCGCGGCCGTGGACCCGATGGACAACCGCTTCGAGCTCATCGAGGACAACAACATCCGGGTGGATAGCCGCATCGGCATCGGAAATGAGCCGGACTTCGTGGTGACCGAGCTCTCGGGCCCCACGAGCGCTCTGCCAGGGGATTCCTTCACCGCCTCGATGACCGTGTGCAACCAGGGCACGCAGAGCGGCAGCACGGAGGTGGAGCTGTACCTGTCCTCCGACGCCCTCATCACCCCGCGGACGCCCTACTCTCCTCCCGGCGACATGCCCGTGGGCATCGAGTACACCGACTACCTCTATCCGGGCCAATGCCAGACGCTGTCCATCCCCGTGTCGGCCTGGGTGCCGAGGGACGGCGCGTACTACCTGGGCGCGGCCGTGGACCCGATGGACAACCGCTTCGAGCTCATCGAGGACAACAACACCCAGGTGGGCACCCGCATCGGCATCGGCGACGGGCCGGACTTCGTGGTGTCCGCGGTGAAGGGCCCCACGAGCGCTCGGCAGGGAGACCCCATCACCACCTCTGTGACCGTGTGCAACCAGGGCACGCAGAGCGGCAGCACGGACGTGGAGCTCTACCTGTCCTCTGACGCCCTCATCACCCCGCGGACGCCCTACTCGCCGCCCATCGACCAGTCCATGGGCGGCGCGGCCACCAACACCCTCTACCCGGGCCAATGCCAGACGCTGTCCATCCCCGTATCGGCCTCGGCGCCAAGAGAGGGTGTGTACTACCTGGGCGCGGCCGTGGATCCGATGGACAACCGCTTCGAGCTCATCGAGGACAACAACACCCGGGTGGGCACCCGCATCGGCATCGGCGAAAGGGCGGACTTCGTGGTGTCCACCGTGGCGGCGCCCACGCGCCTCCGGATGAGCCAGCAGTTCACGGCTTCGGTCAAGGTGTGCAACCAGGGCACGCTGGATGACAGCACGAACGTGGAACTGTACCTGTCCTCCGATACCCTCATCTCCCCGCCCTCGCCCTACGGGCCGCCCTCGGATCAATTCCTGGGAAGCGTCT